The following proteins are encoded in a genomic region of Burkholderia gladioli:
- a CDS encoding malonic semialdehyde reductase, with translation MMLSDSALDQLFRTARTHNAWLPKPVDDALLRQLVELTLWAPTSANSSPARFVFVKSPEAKAKLKPALAEGNIDKTMSAPVTVIVGMDMDFHEQLPKLFPHADARSWFAGNDALIEATAFRNSSLQGAYLILAARALGLDTGAMSGFDAAKVEQAFFAGTRIKANFLVNLGYGDEKGLFPRSPRFAFDEAARIE, from the coding sequence ATGATGCTTTCCGATTCCGCATTGGACCAGTTGTTCCGCACCGCCCGCACCCACAACGCCTGGCTGCCGAAGCCGGTCGACGACGCCCTGCTCAGGCAGCTCGTCGAACTGACGCTGTGGGCCCCCACCTCGGCCAACTCCAGCCCGGCTCGCTTCGTGTTCGTGAAGTCGCCGGAAGCGAAGGCCAAGCTCAAGCCCGCGCTCGCCGAGGGCAATATCGACAAGACCATGAGCGCGCCGGTCACGGTGATCGTCGGCATGGACATGGACTTCCACGAGCAGTTGCCCAAGCTGTTCCCGCACGCCGACGCGCGCAGCTGGTTCGCCGGCAACGACGCGCTGATCGAGGCCACCGCGTTCCGCAATTCCTCGCTGCAGGGCGCCTACCTGATCCTCGCCGCGCGCGCCTTGGGCCTCGACACCGGCGCGATGTCGGGCTTCGATGCCGCCAAGGTCGAGCAAGCCTTCTTCGCCGGCACGCGGATCAAGGCCAACTTCCTGGTCAACCTCGGCTACGGCGACGAGAAGGGCCTGTTCCCGCGCAGCCCGCGTTTCGCCTTCGACGAAGCCGCGCGGATCGAGTAA
- a CDS encoding alpha-ketoglutarate-dependent dioxygenase AlkB family protein produces the protein MDDLFDTPPEPELDWYPDWLPRERADAFFARLLAEVDWRQQSIRTPRGPVPMPRLTAWQGEPEAVYVYSGIRNVPAPWTEAVAELRRLAEATCGARFNSVLLNRYRSGSDSMSWHSDNEPELGEAPVIASLSLGATRVFDLRHDASRALRAYRLTHGSLLVMRGATQRDWRHRVAKAPAVQGERLNLTFRLVGPRRALAAS, from the coding sequence ATGGACGATCTGTTCGACACGCCGCCCGAGCCCGAACTCGACTGGTATCCCGACTGGCTGCCGCGCGAGCGCGCCGACGCGTTTTTCGCGCGCCTGCTCGCCGAGGTGGACTGGCGGCAGCAGTCGATCCGCACGCCGCGCGGGCCGGTGCCGATGCCGCGGCTCACCGCCTGGCAGGGCGAGCCGGAGGCGGTCTATGTGTATTCCGGCATCCGCAACGTGCCGGCGCCGTGGACCGAGGCGGTGGCCGAACTGCGCCGGCTTGCCGAGGCCACCTGCGGGGCACGCTTCAACAGCGTGCTGCTGAACCGCTACCGCTCGGGCAGCGACAGCATGAGCTGGCACAGCGACAACGAACCCGAGCTCGGCGAGGCGCCCGTGATCGCCTCGCTGAGCCTGGGCGCCACGCGCGTGTTCGACCTGCGCCACGACGCCAGCCGCGCGCTGCGCGCCTACCGGCTCACGCACGGCAGCCTGCTGGTGATGCGCGGCGCCACCCAGCGCGACTGGCGCCACCGCGTCGCCAAGGCGCCGGCGGTGCAGGGCGAGCGCCTCAATCTCACCTTCCGCCTGGTCGGGCCGCGCCGCGCGCTGGCGGCTAGCTGA
- a CDS encoding thioredoxin fold domain-containing protein, producing MKTRISIALAIAGLTIALTSRADDPPPPTLDAAQVARVQAAPAIVEGASGAKVKSTLYVFMDPNCIYCHLMWRALRPYEAAGLQVHWIPLAFLKPDSAGKAAALLKAPDGPALLNTLETKYSEKDESGGIAPLMVVPADAKAKLDANAAMFQQLGFTGTPTVVFRTKEGKWLGLNGLPRLSALPGILDMAEQPITDPELQRYR from the coding sequence ATGAAGACACGGATCAGCATCGCCCTGGCCATCGCCGGCCTGACGATCGCCCTGACGAGCCGGGCGGACGACCCGCCCCCGCCCACCCTGGACGCCGCGCAGGTCGCGCGGGTGCAGGCCGCGCCCGCGATCGTCGAGGGCGCGAGCGGGGCCAAGGTCAAGTCGACGCTGTACGTGTTCATGGACCCGAACTGCATCTACTGCCACCTGATGTGGCGCGCGCTGCGGCCCTACGAGGCGGCCGGGCTGCAGGTCCACTGGATTCCGCTGGCCTTCCTGAAGCCCGATTCGGCCGGCAAGGCCGCGGCGCTGCTCAAGGCGCCGGACGGCCCGGCCCTGCTCAACACGCTCGAGACCAAGTATTCGGAGAAGGACGAATCGGGCGGCATCGCGCCGCTGATGGTGGTCCCCGCCGACGCCAAGGCCAAGCTCGACGCCAACGCGGCGATGTTCCAGCAGCTCGGCTTCACCGGCACGCCCACCGTGGTGTTCCGCACCAAGGAAGGCAAGTGGCTGGGCCTGAACGGGCTGCCGCGCCTGAGCGCGCTGCCCGGCATCCTCGACATGGCCGAGCAGCCGATCACCGATCCGGAACTGCAGCGTTATCGCTGA
- a CDS encoding IclR family transcriptional regulator, whose translation MAKSTTDPASPASAPAEAPGDDDAGNPSSYLVPGLERGLRILAEFSAREPVLGAPELSKRIGIPRTTTFRLLQTLEALGFLERVQGEKSFRLGVGVLRLGFEYLSSLELTDLGAPVLERLRDATGLTTHLLIRDLQDVVFVAKSQSHATLFGSVKVHVGTRLPAHATVHGHVLMGDLTRDAMRQLYPGGKLERFTEHTPGGIDELYERVRQYARAGYAISEGAFESGISAVTAPVRDHSGAIVAAITATVPRSEIGDAAEKERLVEQVCGAAVDLSSRLNYRPLENDPTVAHARHRVAMV comes from the coding sequence ATGGCCAAATCCACGACCGATCCGGCATCCCCAGCGAGCGCGCCTGCCGAGGCGCCCGGCGATGACGACGCGGGCAATCCGTCGTCCTACCTGGTGCCCGGGCTCGAACGCGGGCTGCGCATCCTCGCCGAGTTCTCGGCGCGCGAGCCGGTGCTCGGCGCGCCCGAGCTGTCGAAGCGGATCGGCATTCCGCGCACCACCACCTTCCGGCTGCTGCAGACCCTCGAGGCGCTCGGCTTCCTGGAGCGCGTGCAGGGCGAGAAGAGCTTCCGGCTCGGCGTCGGCGTGTTGCGGCTGGGCTTCGAGTACCTGAGCTCGCTGGAGCTGACCGACCTCGGCGCGCCGGTGCTGGAGCGGCTGCGCGACGCCACCGGCCTGACCACCCATTTGCTGATCCGCGACCTGCAGGACGTGGTGTTCGTGGCGAAATCGCAGAGCCACGCCACCCTGTTCGGCTCGGTGAAGGTGCATGTGGGCACGCGCCTGCCCGCGCACGCCACCGTGCACGGCCACGTGCTGATGGGCGACCTCACGCGCGACGCGATGCGCCAGCTCTATCCCGGCGGCAAGCTCGAACGCTTCACCGAGCACACGCCCGGCGGTATCGACGAGCTCTACGAGCGCGTGCGCCAGTACGCGCGCGCCGGCTATGCGATCAGCGAGGGCGCCTTCGAGTCGGGCATCTCGGCCGTCACCGCGCCGGTGCGCGATCATTCGGGCGCGATCGTGGCGGCCATCACCGCCACCGTGCCGCGTTCCGAGATCGGCGACGCGGCCGAGAAGGAGCGGCTGGTGGAGCAGGTCTGCGGCGCGGCCGTCGACCTGTCCTCGCGGCTCAACTACCGGCCGCTGGAGAACGATCCCACCGTCGCGCACGCGCGCCATCGCGTGGCGATGGTCTGA
- a CDS encoding porin, with protein sequence MVKRAVAAACMAAGAVTAAHAQSSVVLYGSLDAGVGYVSNVAGSTKVLMIQGNTQPDRWGLRGREDLGGGLAAIFQLENGFYTNTGAFATANTLWNRAAYVGLASNRYGTITLGRQTPLQFDWLDPLSTAYLAMSWYAFHPGNIDGLAATGNVPYNNAIKLKSPSWGGFTAAATLALGNTTNFGTGRSTGFGLNYANGSFKAAAVYSNEHDRSLLVSQAGIASFQGQNTANGYTASKVENFGAGASYAFGDWLVHALYTRVKMESNGYSDTFQSYDAGANYRITPANTLAGGVATTTLSGRRWTQLEFGDIYALSARTQLYANLLYEHANGGAQAAFFTAGVSSGANQLVVLAGIHHSF encoded by the coding sequence ATGGTCAAGCGAGCGGTAGCAGCGGCATGCATGGCGGCGGGCGCGGTCACGGCCGCTCATGCGCAGAGCAGCGTGGTGCTGTATGGGAGCCTCGATGCGGGGGTCGGTTACGTCAGCAACGTGGCCGGCAGCACCAAGGTATTGATGATCCAGGGCAATACCCAGCCGGACCGCTGGGGCCTGCGCGGGCGCGAGGACCTCGGCGGCGGCCTGGCGGCGATCTTCCAGCTGGAGAACGGTTTTTACACCAACACGGGCGCGTTCGCGACCGCCAATACGCTATGGAACCGGGCGGCCTATGTCGGCCTGGCCTCGAACCGCTACGGCACCATCACGCTGGGCCGCCAGACGCCGCTGCAGTTCGACTGGCTCGACCCGCTCAGCACCGCCTACCTGGCGATGAGCTGGTACGCCTTCCACCCCGGCAACATCGACGGGCTGGCCGCCACCGGCAACGTGCCCTACAACAACGCGATCAAGCTGAAGTCGCCGAGCTGGGGCGGCTTCACGGCCGCCGCGACGCTGGCGCTGGGCAACACCACCAATTTCGGCACGGGCCGCTCGACCGGCTTCGGGCTCAACTACGCGAACGGCTCGTTCAAGGCCGCGGCGGTCTACTCGAACGAGCACGACCGCTCGCTGCTGGTCAGCCAGGCCGGCATCGCCAGCTTCCAGGGGCAAAACACCGCCAACGGCTATACCGCCAGCAAGGTGGAGAACTTCGGCGCGGGCGCCTCCTACGCGTTCGGCGACTGGCTGGTGCACGCGCTCTACACGCGCGTGAAGATGGAGTCCAACGGCTATTCGGACACGTTCCAGAGCTACGACGCGGGCGCCAACTACCGGATCACGCCGGCCAACACGCTGGCCGGCGGGGTGGCCACCACCACCTTGTCGGGGCGGCGCTGGACCCAGCTCGAATTCGGCGACATCTACGCGCTGTCGGCACGCACCCAGCTCTATGCGAACCTGCTCTACGAGCACGCCAACGGCGGCGCGCAGGCGGCGTTCTTCACGGCCGGCGTGTCGAGCGGCGCCAACCAGCTGGTGGTGCTGGCCGGCATCCATCACTCGTTCTGA
- a CDS encoding non-heme iron oxygenase ferredoxin subunit gives MSEQWVCAGHAGALSEDAPLEFKRTDGVEIGIYRVGDALYALENVCPHAYALLTQGFVDEGTVECPLHEAVFDIRTGQCLKGPGGRALKQYAVRLAGEEIQLKVE, from the coding sequence ATGTCTGAACAATGGGTTTGCGCCGGACATGCCGGCGCGCTGTCCGAGGATGCGCCGCTCGAGTTCAAGCGGACCGATGGCGTCGAGATCGGCATCTACCGGGTGGGCGACGCGCTCTACGCACTCGAGAACGTCTGCCCGCACGCCTATGCGCTGCTCACCCAGGGCTTCGTCGACGAGGGCACGGTGGAGTGCCCGCTGCACGAGGCGGTATTCGACATTCGTACCGGGCAATGCCTGAAGGGGCCCGGCGGCCGCGCGCTGAAGCAGTACGCGGTGCGGCTCGCCGGCGAGGAAATCCAGTTGAAGGTGGAGTGA
- a CDS encoding recombinase-like helix-turn-helix domain-containing protein, with translation METKVVSFNPDLQPWRAPEPNQVAGKGRIEIPGQVPNLVWQTRKAEPTPYENDLGDALERVFESGAVELDEVVAALNRVGSRAPDGSAWTLERFRAEMAALAE, from the coding sequence ATGGAAACCAAGGTCGTGAGCTTCAATCCGGATCTGCAGCCGTGGCGCGCGCCGGAACCGAACCAGGTCGCCGGCAAGGGGCGCATCGAAATCCCCGGGCAGGTGCCGAACCTGGTGTGGCAGACCCGCAAGGCCGAGCCGACGCCGTACGAGAACGATCTCGGCGATGCGCTCGAGCGCGTGTTCGAGAGCGGCGCGGTCGAACTCGACGAGGTGGTGGCGGCGCTGAACCGCGTGGGTTCGCGTGCCCCCGACGGTTCGGCCTGGACCCTCGAACGCTTCCGCGCGGAGATGGCCGCGCTGGCCGAATAA
- a CDS encoding aromatic ring-hydroxylating oxygenase subunit alpha, whose translation MTSPTQSSQAAPAADPIRAYLDRGIRNYWYPVAPSWQVSSAPVGLTRLSEQIVLWRDREGRVHALEDRCPHRGARLSLGWNLGDHVACWYHGIEVDGSGTVARVPAVANCPLEGQACVKSYPVEERAGAIFLWFGDEAHREPAPLVLPEELSSDAYAHFVCVSNWTCNYQYAIDNVMDPMHGAYLHASSHSMAEGDKQADMRVRKTETGLMFEKVGQRDVNFDWVELGETGCLWLRLAIPYKQKFGPGGSFGIVGFATPVDEDHCQVYFWRTRKVDGWQRDVWRFLYRNRLEGLHWAVLEQDRYVLESLAPNARDHEYLYQHDIGITRVRRLLRQRAQEHAAALDAHRAAQAAAESTQATQPATEHAHG comes from the coding sequence ATGACGTCCCCCACCCAGTCTTCCCAGGCCGCTCCCGCCGCGGATCCGATCCGCGCCTATCTGGACCGTGGCATCCGCAACTATTGGTACCCCGTGGCGCCGAGCTGGCAGGTGTCGAGCGCGCCGGTCGGCCTCACGCGCCTGTCCGAGCAGATCGTGCTGTGGCGCGATCGCGAGGGCCGCGTGCATGCGCTGGAGGATCGCTGCCCGCATCGCGGCGCGCGCCTCTCGCTCGGCTGGAACCTCGGCGACCACGTCGCCTGCTGGTATCACGGCATCGAGGTGGACGGCAGCGGCACCGTCGCGCGCGTGCCGGCCGTCGCCAACTGCCCGCTGGAAGGGCAGGCCTGCGTGAAGTCCTACCCGGTCGAGGAACGGGCCGGCGCGATCTTCCTCTGGTTCGGCGACGAGGCGCATCGCGAGCCTGCGCCGCTGGTGCTGCCCGAGGAACTGAGCAGCGACGCGTACGCGCATTTCGTCTGCGTCTCGAACTGGACCTGCAACTACCAGTACGCGATCGACAACGTGATGGACCCGATGCACGGCGCCTACCTGCATGCGAGCTCGCATTCGATGGCCGAGGGCGACAAGCAGGCCGACATGCGCGTGCGCAAGACCGAAACCGGCCTGATGTTCGAGAAGGTCGGCCAGCGCGACGTCAATTTCGACTGGGTCGAGCTGGGCGAGACCGGCTGCCTGTGGCTGCGCCTGGCGATTCCCTACAAGCAGAAGTTCGGCCCGGGCGGCAGCTTCGGCATCGTCGGCTTCGCCACGCCGGTGGACGAGGATCACTGCCAGGTCTATTTCTGGCGTACCCGCAAGGTCGACGGCTGGCAGCGCGACGTCTGGCGCTTCCTCTATCGCAATCGCCTCGAGGGCCTGCACTGGGCCGTGCTCGAACAGGATCGCTACGTGCTGGAAAGCCTGGCGCCGAACGCGCGCGATCACGAATACCTCTATCAGCACGATATCGGCATCACGCGCGTGCGGCGCCTGCTGCGCCAGCGCGCGCAGGAGCATGCCGCCGCGCTCGACGCGCATCGCGCCGCGCAGGCCGCCGCGGAATCCACCCAGGCGACCCAGCCCGCCACGGAGCACGCGCATGGCTGA
- a CDS encoding SDR family oxidoreductase: protein MAELPVSVPLDGRRVIVTGGARGLGAAFVDALAAAGASVAFGDVLVEAGQALASRHAEAGRAVFFFPLDLADPASVARFVAEAAGALGGIDGLVNNAAITNSGGRDAAELEIGTWDAVMDVNVRGVWLASNAAYPHLARSGRGAIVNIASDTALWGAPRLLAYVASKGAVIAMTHALAREYGAASVTVNAIAPGLTEVEATRYVPAERHAYYLQGRALPRAQGPEDVTGPVLFLLSDAARFVTGQLLPVNGGFVMH, encoded by the coding sequence ATGGCTGAGCTTCCGGTTTCGGTTCCGCTCGACGGGCGGCGCGTGATCGTCACGGGCGGGGCGCGCGGGCTCGGCGCGGCCTTCGTCGACGCGCTCGCGGCGGCCGGCGCCAGCGTCGCCTTCGGCGACGTGCTGGTCGAGGCGGGGCAGGCGCTGGCCTCGCGTCATGCCGAGGCGGGCCGCGCGGTGTTCTTCTTCCCGCTCGACCTGGCCGATCCGGCCAGCGTGGCGCGCTTCGTCGCCGAGGCGGCCGGCGCGCTGGGCGGCATCGACGGGCTGGTCAACAACGCGGCCATCACCAACTCGGGCGGCCGCGACGCGGCCGAGCTCGAGATCGGCACCTGGGACGCGGTGATGGACGTGAACGTGCGCGGCGTGTGGCTGGCCTCGAACGCGGCCTATCCGCACCTGGCGCGCTCGGGACGCGGCGCGATCGTCAACATCGCCTCGGACACGGCCCTGTGGGGCGCGCCCCGGCTGCTCGCCTACGTGGCCAGCAAGGGCGCCGTGATCGCCATGACGCATGCGCTGGCGCGCGAATACGGCGCCGCCTCGGTGACGGTCAATGCGATCGCGCCGGGCCTGACCGAGGTCGAGGCGACTCGCTACGTGCCGGCCGAACGCCATGCCTATTACCTGCAGGGCCGCGCGCTGCCGCGTGCGCAAGGGCCCGAGGACGTGACGGGTCCGGTGCTGTTCCTGCTGTCGGACGCCGCGCGTTTCGTGACCGGGCAGTTGCTGCCGGTGAACGGCGGTTTCGTGATGCATTGA
- a CDS encoding cupin domain-containing protein: MEQLDIERKSWDQPADASFADWMEGRVARLSTRRYDWDALKFQADYDPQYRRAQMRYVGTGGTGVSKDMNTVPAGGFTFSTMVIPAGNIGPSHIHVDVEEIFFVLRGRIKVICERDGERWEAVLGERDLISVPPGVYRTEINIGEEDALMCVMLGAAKPITPTYPPDSPLANLKR, translated from the coding sequence ATGGAGCAGCTCGATATCGAACGCAAGTCGTGGGACCAGCCCGCCGACGCGAGCTTCGCGGACTGGATGGAAGGGCGCGTCGCGCGCCTGTCGACGCGCCGCTACGACTGGGACGCGCTGAAGTTCCAGGCCGACTACGACCCGCAGTACCGCCGCGCGCAGATGCGCTACGTCGGCACCGGCGGCACCGGCGTGTCCAAGGACATGAACACCGTGCCGGCCGGCGGCTTCACCTTCTCGACCATGGTGATCCCGGCCGGCAATATCGGCCCGAGCCATATCCACGTCGACGTCGAGGAAATCTTCTTCGTGCTGCGCGGGCGCATCAAGGTGATCTGCGAGCGCGACGGCGAGCGCTGGGAAGCCGTGCTCGGCGAGCGCGACCTGATCTCGGTGCCGCCCGGCGTCTATCGCACCGAGATCAACATCGGCGAGGAGGATGCGCTGATGTGCGTGATGCTCGGCGCGGCCAAGCCGATCACGCCCACCTATCCGCCCGATTCGCCGCTCGCGAACCTGAAGCGTTGA
- a CDS encoding alpha/beta fold hydrolase gives MSEIDPRGAEAEAGPDAALAARLWQFPARRIAIREAGLIGWRESGPAQGAGDSTARAAAGERALPVVLLHGIGSGAASWLAQLDTLGASRRVLAWDAPGYGESTPVAPASPLAADYAASLAGWLDALAIERCVLVGHSLGAIVAGAFARRHAGRLAGLLLVSPAAGYGAAPAATRDERRDARLAMLAALGPAGLAEQRSANMLSAHAGEAARAWVRRVMAQVKPAGYTQATHLLANADLAADLAAWRAMTDAAGAARVEVMVGAEDGITPPNACERIAAAAGVALRIVPRAGHAGYVEAPERYSALIGAFCARCDESWRQA, from the coding sequence ATGAGCGAAATCGATCCGCGCGGGGCCGAGGCAGAGGCTGGGCCCGACGCGGCCCTGGCCGCCCGACTCTGGCAGTTTCCGGCGCGGCGCATCGCCATTCGCGAAGCCGGGCTGATCGGCTGGCGCGAATCGGGTCCAGCGCAGGGGGCCGGCGATTCGACGGCACGCGCGGCCGCTGGCGAGCGGGCATTGCCGGTGGTGCTGCTGCACGGCATCGGCTCGGGCGCGGCCTCGTGGCTGGCCCAGCTCGACACGCTCGGCGCGTCGCGTCGCGTGCTGGCCTGGGACGCGCCCGGTTATGGCGAATCGACGCCGGTCGCGCCGGCCTCGCCGCTGGCGGCCGATTACGCGGCGTCGCTGGCCGGCTGGCTCGACGCGCTCGCCATCGAGCGCTGCGTGCTGGTGGGGCACTCGCTCGGCGCGATCGTGGCCGGCGCCTTCGCGCGCCGGCATGCCGGGCGGCTGGCCGGCTTGCTGCTGGTTTCGCCGGCCGCCGGCTACGGCGCGGCACCGGCCGCCACGCGCGACGAACGGCGCGATGCGCGGCTCGCGATGCTGGCCGCGCTCGGGCCCGCGGGCCTGGCCGAACAACGCAGCGCCAACATGCTGTCGGCGCATGCCGGCGAGGCCGCCCGCGCCTGGGTGCGCCGCGTGATGGCGCAGGTGAAGCCGGCCGGCTACACGCAGGCCACCCACCTGCTCGCGAACGCCGACCTGGCCGCCGATCTCGCCGCCTGGCGGGCGATGACCGACGCCGCCGGTGCCGCGCGCGTGGAGGTGATGGTGGGCGCCGAGGACGGCATCACGCCGCCGAACGCCTGCGAACGGATCGCGGCGGCGGCCGGCGTGGCGCTGCGTATCGTGCCGCGCGCCGGCCATGCCGGCTACGTGGAGGCACCCGAGCGCTACTCGGCGCTGATCGGCGCGTTCTGCGCGCGCTGCGACGAATCATGGAGACAGGCATGA
- a CDS encoding IclR family transcriptional regulator, which produces MNPTQLALRSEPADSGAPEADAANGAYVVPGLERGLRILAEFSPREPVLGAPELSKRLGIPRTTVFRLLQTLESLGFLERADKDRNYRLGVAVLRLGFEYLSSLELTDLGLPVIEGLREATGFTTHIVIRDGRDVVFVAKAQSAAPAFSSIRVNVGTRLPAHATTHGHVLMGDLSEAELRALYPERQLERATRATPDSLEALLALVREDAARGYGISNASFERGISVVTAPVRNDTQRIVAAVTVTVPKPEIDAALIADGLVEKVVRAANELSRRLNYRSDDENSYLKALGLR; this is translated from the coding sequence ATGAACCCGACCCAACTCGCCCTGCGAAGCGAGCCGGCCGACAGCGGCGCGCCCGAGGCGGATGCCGCGAACGGCGCCTACGTGGTACCTGGCCTCGAACGCGGGCTGCGGATCCTCGCGGAATTCTCGCCGCGCGAGCCGGTGCTGGGCGCGCCGGAATTGTCGAAGCGGCTCGGCATTCCGCGCACCACGGTGTTCCGGCTGCTGCAGACGCTCGAATCGCTGGGCTTCCTGGAGCGCGCCGACAAGGACCGCAATTACCGGCTCGGCGTGGCGGTGCTGCGCCTGGGCTTCGAATACTTGAGCTCGCTGGAGCTGACCGACCTGGGCCTGCCGGTGATCGAGGGCCTGCGCGAGGCGACCGGCTTCACCACCCATATCGTGATCCGCGACGGGCGCGACGTGGTGTTCGTCGCCAAGGCGCAGAGCGCGGCGCCGGCCTTCAGCTCGATTCGCGTCAACGTCGGCACGCGGCTGCCCGCGCATGCCACTACCCACGGCCACGTGCTGATGGGCGACCTGAGCGAGGCCGAGCTGCGCGCACTGTACCCCGAGCGCCAGCTCGAACGGGCCACGCGTGCCACGCCCGACAGCCTGGAGGCGCTGCTCGCGCTGGTCCGCGAGGATGCCGCGCGCGGCTACGGCATCAGCAACGCCTCGTTCGAGCGCGGCATCTCGGTGGTCACCGCGCCGGTGCGCAACGACACGCAGCGCATCGTGGCGGCCGTCACGGTGACGGTGCCGAAACCCGAGATCGACGCGGCGCTGATCGCCGACGGCCTGGTCGAGAAGGTCGTGAGGGCGGCCAATGAACTGTCGCGGCGGCTCAATTACCGCTCCGATGATGAGAACTCCTATCTGAAGGCATTGGGATTGCGATGA
- a CDS encoding SDR family oxidoreductase, with protein MIEIDLTGQVAVVTGGSSGIGLATADLFLQAGASVAICGRDAERLARAEAGLRERHPGAPLLAARCDVLDAGQVEAFAGAVAARFGRADMLVNNAGQGRVSSFADTSDEAWREELDLKYFSIIRPTRAFLPMLREAPAASISCVNSLLALQPEPHMVATSSARAGVLSLVKSLATELAPQGIRVNSILIGIVESGQWRRRHQREAQPGQDWAAWTQGIARAKRIPLDRFGRPEEAARALFHLATYLSSYTTGSHIDVSGGFARHV; from the coding sequence ATGATCGAAATCGATCTGACCGGGCAGGTGGCGGTGGTGACGGGCGGCTCGTCCGGCATCGGCCTGGCCACCGCCGACTTGTTTCTGCAGGCAGGCGCCTCGGTGGCGATCTGCGGGCGCGACGCCGAGCGGCTGGCGCGCGCCGAAGCCGGGCTGCGCGAGCGCCACCCGGGCGCGCCGCTGCTGGCCGCGCGTTGCGACGTGCTCGACGCGGGCCAGGTCGAGGCCTTCGCCGGCGCGGTGGCAGCCCGTTTCGGCCGCGCCGACATGCTGGTCAACAACGCGGGGCAGGGGCGCGTGTCGAGCTTCGCCGACACCAGCGACGAGGCCTGGCGCGAGGAGCTCGACCTCAAGTATTTCAGCATCATCCGCCCGACGCGCGCCTTCCTGCCCATGCTGCGCGAGGCGCCGGCGGCCTCGATCAGCTGTGTGAACTCGCTGCTCGCGCTGCAGCCCGAGCCGCACATGGTGGCCACCTCCTCGGCGCGCGCCGGCGTGCTCAGCCTGGTCAAGTCGCTGGCCACCGAACTCGCGCCGCAGGGGATTCGCGTCAACTCGATCCTGATCGGCATCGTCGAGTCGGGGCAGTGGCGCCGCCGTCACCAGCGCGAGGCGCAGCCGGGCCAGGACTGGGCCGCCTGGACCCAGGGCATCGCGCGCGCCAAGCGCATTCCGCTCGACCGGTTCGGGCGGCCCGAGGAGGCCGCGCGAGCCCTGTTCCATCTAGCCACTTACCTGTCCTCCTATACGACGGGCAGCCATATCGACGTTTCCGGAGGCTTTGCACGCCATGTCTGA